AACATGCAACCTCTACAAAAACTCTGCCGCTAGCTTCACTACGCTTGCAGACTTTGTTTTTCTGGGGATTCCTAGCCATTATGACATCGGGGCAGCACAATGTTTAATGTCGGAGCACGCGTGGGGCATGCTGAAAATTACATGCAGCTGATTCTACTCTGCCTGGCTGTTTAGGTCAATTGTGCCTCCGAATAATGAGAAATATGTGCGTAGTGCATCGGTTCTCGCTCCAACAATCCACATCGCTTACTACATAGGCACCGTATTTGGTTAGGGTGATGGTGTACGTATTTATTTTTGAAAGACACAAGGATAACACAGAAAAAGCAAAGGGGGAGCGTAGCGAGAGAATGCCTGTGGTTGGCGAAATCTAACATTTGAGAACACTCAAATAATTTGAGCGCGCGTGAATCGTTCGCGATACACTTTCATTGCCAACTTTGGCTGCCATGACGTCAGTGCAAAGGGAACAACCTCTCGTGTTCGCACGCGTGTtgaaatcaccccccccccccctccgtgcTTATATGATACGCATTCTGTGGGTCTTTGCGAAGAAGCTTTGGCCCGGGAGCTCCTTCCAAACTTATCGGGCCGAAAAAGATCATTTTTCTAGGCGACCACTGCGCGAAGCCTCATCAAGTTTGTTGCCATTAAAAACCGGAAATGAATGTGTTTGGTCAGCCATAAATTTTACTGAAGCCTATTGTAAACTACCAAAATCCAAATTTATTGGACATCAAGCTTACATGTCTAACCAAACAATCAGATATAATATATATCCTCGAAACTGCGCCTAATATTACACCCTAATCAGAGAAAATAATGCATGACACACCCTTCCTTAATACACCGATAATTTGTGTGTAAGTCTTTCGAAAAGCTTTCGTAAACTAATAATTTAGCAACCATTCAAAATATATATTCCAAATGCTTATGCCTTCAATGAGCACCAAACTCATTTTGCGGCACTGTGATATCTTTCTGTAGTGCACTTGTTGATATTAAATGACGCGTTTTGAATATTTCAAACCCAACCGCTTCTCCAGAATTTCTTATATACTGGCTCGGGGAAATAGCACACACAATAGAAatggaaacccgccgtggttgctcagtgactatggtgtcgggctgctgaacacgaggtcgcgggatcgaatcccggccacggcggccgcatttcgatggaggcgaaaacacccatgtactcagatttaggtgcactttaaagaaccccaggcggacaaaatttccggagtcctccactatggcgtgcctcttaatcaggaagtggttttagcacgtaaaaccccataatttaatttaatttaattctttAGAAATGGAACGCGAGGTGAATTCTAAAAACGGTGAAAGCACGGCATGAAatactaaggaaaaaaaaagcttgctgaTCTCGCGTACTGTGGGAGTCCCTTTTGGCTAGCTGGCACGACGACACGGGCATCATGATAAACAAATTATAGTTTCGCATGTAACGTGAAGTTGCAACAAAATAGGTTGCGAAACAAATTGCACAGTAAGCCCTAAAGTGTATACTGCGGCGTTTTTAGGACGGAATATTAGCAGGCGCAAGGAATCAATCTTCCTTCGAGAAGCAAAAATAAAGTATGTGCCGCATTCATTTGCGCAattcattctaccggtgctgaattgaaaacaaaaaaactttGATGTTCCCCCTCCTCTTACCTGTCCGGACTTAGCCACTTTTCTCTACTAAAACTCCCCTAAAACTTCTTATTGTTGGATTCATTTGGATTTTTTTCAAACTGAGATTGGGCTACTTTATTAACAGCTTTCACGCTATCTTTCTCGAAATGAAGATGACTTAAGCGCCATCCAGTAAACGCGATCAAAAGCAGAGCGATAGAAGAAGTGGACATAATGAAGGCGAAGACGACGTCTTTTATTATTGTGATTACacgtaaaagaaaatataagacGGCTTCCGCAACCGAGAAGGCAACATGCTAGAACAAGAAGGCAGGGGCACGATCTTTATTGAATACAAATATACTGCGGGGGCATTAGGCAAATCATGGTCGCGGCTGGCCTAATCCTCCTCCTCACGATGAATATTCTCCGCTGCTGTAGAATATCGGCTGGGCGGCTTATAGCGTAAATGTTCTTGCGAAATCATACAGATTTTTGAAAAAGTATTTAGCTTTCCCTTTCTCGTTTTTGCGTTTGATGAAGGGCGTTCCTTTGTATGATGCCATTTTTTGTATGTACTATCGCAGTGAGCATAAGGTACAACGTGCGAGAGCATGGCGAAAGCAGCTGCCAGGTTTAGGTGCGCAGTCGCACCTAAACGGCGAGGGTTTTGACGTTCTTGTTTCGAACATTACCCTTCAACCCTGATTTCGGCCTTCCCGCCCCCTAATCCAAGTTTAGTTTGTAATATATTGGTCTCACACAAACGATAAGAAGAAGTGGGCACCAGCTTTTGTGGGAGCTATGTGCGTCATTTGTTGTTATACACGTTTTAACTGGTGAAGTGTTGCAAATAAGAGGCAGCGAGTACTCAGCGAAATTAATGATACATGTATTGCAATGACACGCAGAGTCAGGAAGGGTAAGTGTCTGCACTGAGTGGTAATACAAAAAAATCTGGGGCTCTGGAACGTAAAAAGTGTTCGAATCTGGTTTATTTCTGACGTGAAATTTACGTAACTGCAGATGCAGTCATAGGGTGATGACCCTTAGCGTCTTTGAACAGCCCAGTGAAACGCTGTCCTCGCTTATGGAACCGATAACGTTTCGTGGTCGGTTATTCTTCTAGCTTCTCCGTTCTTCGTTGGAACCTAAAATCTCTCGAATAATGACCGGCACATATGATCAAACGCCGGCAGGAAGTGGTGTCGACCAGATGGCCTTTCGAATGATTTATAGCTAAACGTTTATATCTAAATGCATGAGAAGTAAAGGAAATGAATTACAATGCCAACAATAAAGAAAGCAGTCTCTCAGTTTGCGACCGTCTCAACTGCTGTTAGAATGCAGACTGACACGGTGCCTCATTGATCGATCAGCAAGTCTTATTACTGCAGGCCAGACTGCCTTTACCCTTGTGCGAAACCTCACTGacctatcagcaatcctgatttcatcCCACACTACTGTATGATGCCTCCCTTATTGATCATCAAATCTGATAACAGCGCAAACTTCTTTAACGTACAatatacggagcctcactgatctctCAACAATGCTGCATGATTTCAGCCCAGAATGAGGGACAAAACCTCGTCCAGGTCAATATCGGTCAAACAGACAACGTGAAAGGGTGGCAGAGCCATTGGCCCGTCCCACTGATGCAATGGCCAATGAGGCCCAATAGGGATGTCCTTACTCCTAAGACtaaaggcaaagaaaagaaaacaattttatCTCTTCCTGCAAGCACGTGGAGCTTTCTCATTTCCACGTAGTCAGTCACGGATTAAGGGAGAAAGGGATCAAGGGAGGCATGCAAAATTTACTGCCACGTCATTTCAATCTCACCGGCGTTCCTGCCCACCAAGAAGTTCGGGAGGTCCACGGCAACGCAACAGCGCGTACACCACTCTCACTTGAGATTTGCTCGCGAGCACAATTCATGACCATTGGCGGAATCCGAACCCGGTGTTTTCAAGACCGCGTTCCCGAATGCGTTCTAAGCATCCGTGACCGCACCTCAGCTTCACGCACTGTGACTCGTCCCTCTACACTAGGTGGGCTTTTCTTagcactcaaaaaagaaaagaaaattccttCGGTTGCCACTCGGACGCGTAAAGGAGTGGATCCCGCACAGAATAGTACGTGGACTACTCGTGACGCGGTGAACATATACGAGACAAGCATGCGGCCTTACAGCAGGTGACTTTGTGTTTGCTTTCCAAGCGATTAGCGCTGCTTACGTTGACAGGTTTTTCTGATATAATTGACTAACAAGAGGCAATGAGTACGCACAAGATGAGAGGTTTTGGAGGGGCCTAGCTAGCGCAGTGAAATATAGACAACAGGTTGATGAGGGTGGTACTGGCGTCTCTGACTGGAGCGTTTTCCGTCCGCTAACCATCATTTACTGCTAGATGATCACAACGGTGTGCAACCGAAGTGTAGAAAGGACGGTATAATGAATGCTCAGCGAAGAAAAGATGGCAGAATGGTTTCTTATACGTTGCGAAAGGGTTCCACAGTCTTATACTGCCACGTAAGAATTTCTATTACGCGCAGACAAATTCATTCTCTCTGGCAGCTCCGAGTGACCAGAGCTACAGGGGCCAACGGGCAGAAATCTTCCATTTAATTTTCAACAGGGCAGTCCGTGGCTATTGCGTAAAAATTCAACTTTGTAccgcatattaatgcatatttaatgTGGGCACGTCGCCCTGACGTGGTGTGTTTTCGCGGTTTGGTGACGCCGCATGAAAGTCAGGCGAAGCGGACACATCCCGAAAGCTTGTGTCGCATACCGCAGAACTAACGGCGAAAAAGCGTAGAaccggaaatatttttttttacttatagaGGAATGGGggttgcacaaacaaaatagaaacgctttggaatagctttacgttatagcgcctttgTGTGACGACACTTCGAGGGACCATAGCTCAAGCTTAAGATATTTCAGATCACGGAAGATAGCTTTCATTTCCAGATCCATAAATGATCATCAGCACGCAGAATAGGTAGGTGGGCACGGTTCTGTTCGGAGTTTTGCCGAGAGACAAAAATTTCGTCGTCAAggctgcgagagagagagaacgaaagcaGCCATGAAAGGGCAATGTTCGAAACAATAAAAGAAGCACCCTGGCACTATAGGTTGAGAACGCAGCACCACTGGACGTCGCCATCCAACATGGAGGGGCGACACGCCACGCGTTCGCTCGTTGTATTTCATAGTGAACGCGATGGTACTGCTGTTTGTGTACTTATTGGTTATGACCAGGTGGTTATCGCAGCGTTGTAAATAGTGTGCGTACATACACCACACTATTCACTGCAATGAATGGACCTTTATAGAAAAAGAATGGAAGAGTCCCCTAGAGGTAGAATCCTAGACTGAAATATGTTgatcctcatatatatatatatatataatttcctaGAGTTCCTTTTGAACCATAGTTAATTTTCCCAACGCTTTGCTTGGCTTTATTGTCTGTTGATTTACCAAATTGATTACCAAATATTGATTACCTCGCTTCTCGTTCTTCTCTTTCATTCATAGCGTGTGCCTCgtatctggcagccttgatgagCTGTAGGGTAATTAGTTAAACACTTAATTAGTGAGTTCTTGTTCAGTAGTCGACTACgcatctgtattttttttctgcaagtaatgtccacctcttcgattAGACCCGCGCATGTAAAGAGCCAGTATCTAAATATTCTTGAAAGTGTTCGCTTAAacagtattatatatatatatatatatatatatatatatatatatatatatatatatatatatatatatatatatatatatatatatacatgagtgtgtgtgtatgtgtgtgtggcaCTCAACACTAGTATGCAAAAACACTGCGCAACTTATCAATTGAAATTATGTGCATATTTACAGACAGAGATCATTCCATTCCCTTACTATCTAAAGAAAAGCCGAATCGCGCAGTGAGGCACTTTCAAGACAATATTGATAAATTTTCCGACTACGGTATCTTCTTTTGGAGAGGCGTGGTGACGGTCAACTCCACTTTTTCTACCTAATCCTGTTTGAGAATGGTATATGTTGTGAAGAAGGCTCAGCCATTTTCTACGGCATCTTTCAATACTGCCATTTCCGTTTCAGCTCACAGTCGGTTGCAGTGATGTCAAGCGTCTCAATAGCATTTCCTATTACAAATCTAAGCCAAATTATTAACCTCTCTAAGCGTCTCAGCTAATCAATAAAAGACATGCGTCTTCGAGTATCGAGCTACATGTGTTAAATACAGCTGTTCGAGATTTCCTGTTAGTCGACAAACGTTCTCGTGCTCGAAGCCTAAACTTGACTCATATTTCTAACATGTCTGGACGCGCGCACACCAGTAGCTCATACATTTTATGTGTATAAAGAAGAATAGAATAGTTTCATCGTGTTGCGCCTGTAATGAAAATGCGACACGGTGCCATTACTGACGACAACAGCTATACCTTTGGAGATCACATAGAGAACTTCACTAAAACACCGCCTCCCAATGACAATCCTCTCTTGTCTTTATAAAGCTGAACCACTGAGGTTAAGGAAATGTGATTTGACTAAATGACGGCGGAAATGCGTGGGATTTTCTTTCAGGTGTAAACCACGTATATTTCTAGTCAGCTATCATTGTGTGTGCTCTTTCTTTTGGTCGCAAATAGTTGTTATATGATATCAGTCCCGCTTGAAGCATATTGAACTACCATTTTCCGACAGGGAAGCTAGTGAAAGCGCTCACTTTGTCGGCATGCGGACGTCCATGGCATTAAAGAGAGCATCGGTTCATTGCGCGGGGGATACTTGTTTTAATTCCACCATTGGGTACTTATGATTCATTGAGATTTTGAATTGACGAGACAGATGCCGATTAGCCAAAAATATGGGAAGTACACGAAGCAACCTGCGTATTGAAATCGTGTTTGCACCGGCAGCTGCCGCCATTCATTGTGCATGGAGAATAGGCTACAACACGCTTTTTTTCAGGTGTGTCTAATACTCGAAGCCATTCAGGAAAAAGCTGTGCAGGCATCTTAATGCCACGTTCGCGTTATACAAAGCGTGGCTTGGGGAAAAAGTGATCTTGTAGGTTATCGTGCTCTGCCCTGTCGCCTCCTTCCATTTTGTTTGGGAAGAACACTAGAAATAAGGCTTTTGTTTTCATTAAATTATCTTGATGTCGCTTCACGTCTGAAAAAAATATGTGGCAGGTTCTTTTGTACAACTGGCATTAAGGATTTCAGTTCGGCAAGACTTCACTTACCAACAAGAAATGGTCTTGTAAGCACGACGACGCCACTCCAGAAGGACACGCCACCAAGCAAGAGGGGCATTCGGTCCATCCCAAAGTCTTTAACGAGAAGAGGCGCGAGCAGAGTGATCCTCAATCCATTACTGACGCCAAATAGCGCAGAGGAAGCCAGCATTAGCGGGAAATGCTCTAACCACACAAAGAGTTCTAGCGCCAAGAATTGGAGAATGTATCCGATCAGCATAATACTCTCTAATGATAAAAAACCAGAGTCGATTATCAGGCCACTTAAGGGCCTCGCCACAATGTCTGTCACTGCGAAGGCGTTCAGGAGAAAGACGCCGCTGGATGGAGCGATCCCTCGGTCCACGGCAATGTCCacagaaagcaaaagaaatgtcGACATTCCTAGACCGATGACAGCGAAGGATATCGCACTGACGGCGAACGGCACGCTGGCGAACTGTCTCACAATCAGAGTAAAACTTGGGTTGGCTGTGCTGTCCTTGCCCACTGATTTCTTACTTGACGAGAGTAATGGGACGGTCTTGAGGTCGAAGTCGTCGTTCTGACGGAGTGGTACTTCTGCGAACTTTGTTTGGTGCATTGTGCTGTTCGGCGTTTCGGCGTCGTCGGGAAAGCACCCATTGAGCGTGTCATGTGCAGTCAGCAGATGATTATTCGGAATGTTCTCCTTCTCCTTGATGAGACTGTGCACCGTTTCGCCGAGAGAACGCCTTTTCGGTTTTGTCCACTCGGGACTTTGGACCGCGAGAACCGGAGGAAATGAGTTTAGAACCATACCACCGAGCAAAAGGAAGGTGCCGTGAACCCCGTAAGTTACTCGAACTAGCTCAGCCAAGGGTGGCAAGTACGCGCTGTTGATACACATGGCCGTGTAAATTATGCTACACGCTGTAGCACGGCGTTTCTCGAAGTGCTGGGACACGATGATGGTAACGGCAACGTGAACGCCACACACCGCTGttcctaaaaaaagaaagaaagcatacaAGATAGGTGGATTAGATTACATGCCTTGATGCCATAGGGAAGCAGTAATATTTCGTTCACAGTCCGTTCAGTCACTCCGCGCTACCACCTCACATATGCGAGTTTGCGAAGTTAAAAATACTTTTCACTCGCATAGCTATGGTAATGCTTTGGTATGAATTTACACTTAAAAGCATGACATTTCCAGCACAATGTTCTAAAAAAGCAAGTACAAACAAGGAAATAAAGGCAACTACTCGTAGAAAAATGCCATGTTTTTAATTCTCTTCTTACAGCGTTCCATGCAATATGTTAATAGTTTATCTCTGTAGCTGTAGATGAGGTACATGACGCCATGAGGTAGACGTCTTCTGGTAACGAGCTCCTTACATCTGGCATCATACGAAGCGACGTCATACTAATGAAAAAGCGGCAGCAACAGTATAAACAAAACTTATCGCTGCTTAAAAGATTATGAGGTAGCTTAGCGTAGAGTGCAGTAGTGTGCACTTTTCCTGTAGGTATTTCCAGTGCACAAGATTGATTAATTTCTTGTGCTTTTGTGCAGTTGCTTCTTATGCTCGACTTGTTTTATAATGTTCATGTATTTTTTTGATTTCATTGTACATTGATTATCTTCGTTGTTTTTGTGATGCAGACCGAATACGTTTGATTTGTATGGATTAAGGTGTCCTAGTAATGCGGTCACTGGCGTGTGTTCGGAATGTGTTCTCGTGGCATGTTGTTAGAAAAAACCTGATCTTGTGTAGTATATAAGCCCATCTACTTGGACTAGAGTTATGGCTAACAatatatgtaaataaaaaataaaatatatcatGACAAGTAAGATATATATACAAGGTGCCAAATAAGGGACGGacggaggaaaacaagaaagtacAGAAGTCAGTATGCAAATCGTACTTTGTAAGTAAACCCTTCCTTCAGTGGATAACATGCCATGTTATATCAATGTTTGAACTACACCATCTGCCTTTTCGTAACATTGTCGCACCGCTCCTTGTATTTTGTCCGTTTCTCTTCATTTACGTAGATAAGTAATTCATATATGCGTTTATCAATTGAACTTTATTTAGACCACTTGCTCAGCGCAATCAGTACGCTAACAATTTTAAGTATGCTACTAAATCCATCCCTGGGTGATTGTCATCTTTTTGTAAATATCCTGGTATCTCTTGggcaatacccgccgtggttgctcagtggctatggtgttgggctgctgagcacgaggtcgcgggatcgaatcctggccacggcggccgcatttcgatgggggcgaaatgcgaaaacacccgtgtgcttagatataggtgcacgttaaagaaccccaggtggtcaaaatttccggagtcctccactacggcgtgcctcataatcagaaagtggttttggcacgtaaaaccccaaatattattatatctCTTGGGCAATGATATTGTATGTACATTAAAACTATTTGGCCTGAGATATTATTATGCTTTTCCGTCTGGTTCATGGAAAATTGATAGCATTAAAACTCGGATTGCTTCACTCTTTCTGGTGCTTGAAAGTTAGCCAAGCAAATAAAAAACACGCAAGGAGGCGCATGACACCAAACATCTAGGGCGACTGTCCTACTATCTCAAACGACGTTCTGAATAAAACGATGACGTTTAAAAGCAGCTACGAAACGTTATTGCATAAAAAATTCTGCGGTATTTTCCATGCATTGGCGCGCGAGAGATTGCCTTGGAAAAAGGCAAGAAACATATAGAGTCACTGCGTGCGCAAGACGCAGTCACGGGGTTTTAGGCTTGCGATTGGCCCGCTACTTCTCATATAGCACGCTTCCTCCAACTTGCCCCAAAATATTTGTGCGAATAAACGCGGCGCCATTCCCTGAAGCGACTGCTGCCGCATTGACTTCTACGTTACCCAAGGCTGGCGTACGCAAAGTTCCTTGGAGCGCCAAACATTTCAAGACCTTATTCTCAACTCTTTTAAAATGAATAGCAACCTTTGCCTCTTTCGTCCTCCGTTTCCGTGGTCGGTGGCTGTCGGTGGTCCGCGGCTGATGACCGATGGTAGGACTAGCCATAGAAAGGAGGCGAAGGATGGGCGTGTCTTCTCGCGCGACCGTGGTACGGGGAGGTGCGGGCCAGATGCCGGTGGGAAGGCGGGAAGGGAGACTGTCGCGTGtgtggtttctttctttcgttcgttcgtttgctcGGAAGATTTAGGTTAGATTGACAGTCGTTTTCCATGGTTTCGGCACATttatttttctgtacaaatatttATGGGTTTTAGAATATTTGTGGCTCATTATTCACGTCTGCTTCACCCGCCTTTCctcgtactttttttttaattctttgctGCTTTCCCACGTTTcgtacacattttttttctttttagaacggagggtcccgttgcagtcattgactttggCACCCTCGTCTGCTTACTATTTGTTATTTACTCATTGTTTTCTTAATGAAGAATAAACTGAAATTGTAACTGAAGTAATTGGGACGGTCTTAGTAATGCTGCACAATATTTGTCCCCCTGGGCAGCACTTGCGTCGTCGTTCACAACGATCATGGTATTTCGACTGCAATAATGGGAAAGTGCAACACTCTGTCCAGATTACTTATCATATTGTGATGTGTGTGAAAGGAAGACAGTTATGGTTAGGCTGGATTTCGATAAGCGTTATTAGCCaacgttttcttctttattaCAAAACTAGCATGGCAAAGAAACTAATGAGCCGAGGGATATACTAACTGGATGCCGCCCATATCCGTTTATTTGGAACATTTGTACGTGACAGTTGAGGCACTGGTAATAGTGAGAGAATATGGAGAGGAATTAAGGGCTACCCCATAACTGGGAAAGGGGAAGAAGAACTCGAAAGGTGCAAAATAATGAGGCGAAAGAGAGAGGACGGCGAGAGGGactgagagagggagagagaaatggAAAGCAAAAATTAGGGAGCCTAACGAAGGAAGTGCTCGATTGGCCAACATGCCCTTTGGGAGGGAGAGACGGTGAAGCATGTATAAGAAGAAACTGAGGTAAGAAAATGCGAAAGTGGCCATTAAACAATGAAGAATAAAGTGCAAAAGATAAAATGCGGTCAAAAGTGACGAAGTGAAACTGACCATAAATTACAAAACTGCTTGCGGCACTGGGCACCTCAATTAATGAGAGCTCACGAGGTGCGAAAAGGGAGCGTTGCCTTGACGTTACGCTAGGATGAAACGCGCATAAGTGGTGCGTGCTTCATTCTACGCTCACAGCCAGGATAGTCTTGAGCTAATTTTGACGTGATAGACCCTGATTGAGTATATTTGTTTAACATGAGTGTCACAAAAGAAATGAGGGCTCGCTCACCGTGGCAAATTCCAAACAGGAAATTTAGAGAGAATATGCTCTCAGCGAAGAAGCAAGCGCAGGCTGAAGCGCCTGCCGTCAAGCTCGACACGAGCAACACGACTTGACAGGAGCATCGGCCGCAGAGATACCCCATGACCGGACCTAGAAAGAATAGCTTTCAGTGAGGTTACACACATCATAAATCTTCGCTATAGCTATTCTTGGCAAAGAATTTCTGCCAATGGTCCCGCAAATGTCCCCACTCCCTCTCCATTAGCCACAATACTGTCAAATAAGGAGCCATCTAAGCACACTGCCTCCCTTCTGAAATGTAGGACTGCGCCAGGGTAGTCGCCGAATGGACACCACAGACTCTAGGAAGTGCGAACTTTAGCGCATTCAACATAGCTGGCGAACTCATGAACTTCTATCTATGTACAGTACTCGCGAAAACAAAACACGACAGCTAGACCTGTGCGACAGTCGCAACAGTCGGGTTTACGGTTAACACGCGATCCGCTCAAGTGCGACCAGAGGCAGAAGTCCTGCATGAAAGGACGCTGCCACCTTGGCGGCATACAACAGTGTAATAATTTTCTTCCACGGGTGCTCGCGGGCCGCATATCGCGAAGCGTCTCGCGTATCGGCCGCGAGACGCTTCGACTATCGCGTTTCATTCCGGGAGTACTGTATAAGCTGCAATAATGTTAAAGTGCAACATTCTGTCCACATTACTTATCATATTGTGATGTGTGTGAATGAGAGATCGCATCAACGCACCTGCCAAGAAAGCCAGACTGTGGGTCAGCACAAGCGGCCACGACGCTTCCTGCCTGCTCACATCGTATGTCTGAACGATGCCATAAAACAGCACACCCACCGAATGCTGCGCAGTCAACGCCATGGTCAAGGATAGGCTCAGAAATGCCGCCGTCACCCAGCTGCGTCTCGAGTCCAGCCCGAACGATGGGTCGCTCTTCAAGGAGTCCAAAGTCAGCGCCATGGTTCCGCCACTTGGTGTACACCGTAGCTGATGATATTGGTTATTGGTAAAATGGATACCTGTTAAAAGATTGATCCTACGTTACAAACGGCGTTTGATTAC
The sequence above is a segment of the Dermacentor variabilis isolate Ectoservices chromosome 7, ASM5094787v1, whole genome shotgun sequence genome. Coding sequences within it:
- the LOC142587065 gene encoding monocarboxylate transporter 3-like; translation: MALTLDSLKSDPSFGLDSRRSWVTAAFLSLSLTMALTAQHSVGVLFYGIVQTYDVSRQEASWPLVLTHSLAFLAGPVMGYLCGRCSCQVVLLVSSLTAGASACACFFAESIFSLNFLFGICHGTAVCGVHVAVTIIVSQHFEKRRATACSIIYTAMCINSAYLPPLAELVRVTYGVHGTFLLLGGMVLNSFPPVLAVQSPEWTKPKRRSLGETVHSLIKEKENIPNNHLLTAHDTLNGCFPDDAETPNSTMHQTKFAEVPLRQNDDFDLKTVPLLSSSKKSVGKDSTANPSFTLIVRQFASVPFAVSAISFAVIGLGMSTFLLLSVDIAVDRGIAPSSGVFLLNAFAVTDIVARPLSGLIIDSGFLSLESIMLIGYILQFLALELFVWLEHFPLMLASSALFGVSNGLRITLLAPLLVKDFGMDRMPLLLGGVSFWSGVVVLTRPFLVGYWRDHLGSYDGLLHFMAILNAVVALMWMAKLYVLRRQKRLV